In Desulfosoma caldarium, the following are encoded in one genomic region:
- a CDS encoding cytochrome c3 family protein yields MKRSVRILVVCCIAVFLGTWAWCQDEVMVLKGDDPKGLKRSPVSFPHERHAQLVECTLCHHDYDAYGANKGSEGQKCADCHGHSSVSNPVPLQRAFHEQCMSCHERLHAREGRNLPVMCGQCHKR; encoded by the coding sequence ATGAAACGCAGTGTTCGAATCCTTGTGGTGTGCTGTATCGCGGTATTTTTGGGGACGTGGGCGTGGTGCCAGGACGAGGTGATGGTCTTAAAAGGCGACGACCCCAAAGGGCTGAAGCGGTCGCCCGTTTCCTTTCCCCACGAAAGGCATGCTCAGCTCGTGGAGTGTACCCTGTGTCATCACGACTACGATGCCTACGGTGCCAACAAGGGCAGTGAAGGCCAGAAGTGCGCCGACTGCCATGGCCATTCCTCCGTTTCCAACCCTGTGCCTCTTCAAAGGGCTTTCCATGAACAATGCATGTCGTGTCATGAACGCCTGCACGCCCGTGAGGGGCGTAACCTGCCTGTCATGTGTGGCCAATGTCATAAGCGCTGA
- a CDS encoding SIR2 family NAD-dependent protein deacylase, producing MWPSVIEEAAKRIQASSWAVALTGAGISVESGIPDFRSPGGLWSKYDPMEYGDIRSFRANPGKVWRMLIDMEHMLIDAAPNAAHYALATLEREGFLKGVITQNVDSLHQRAGSRHVVEFHGHGRSARCDWCGREVPREALKVQDVPPRCVCGGPMRPNFVFFGEDIPRAAYLQAMHMMERCDVLLVVGTSATVAPASHLPLMAKDRGAFVIEVNPNVTDLTSIHTNLHVPMPAGQALPAMVSALGLSLE from the coding sequence ATGTGGCCATCGGTCATTGAAGAGGCGGCCAAGCGAATCCAGGCGAGTTCCTGGGCTGTGGCGCTTACGGGGGCTGGCATTTCCGTAGAAAGCGGCATTCCCGACTTTCGAAGTCCGGGCGGTTTGTGGTCCAAGTACGATCCTATGGAGTATGGGGATATTCGCTCCTTTCGCGCCAACCCCGGCAAGGTCTGGCGCATGCTGATAGACATGGAGCATATGCTCATCGATGCGGCGCCCAACGCAGCCCATTACGCCCTGGCGACGCTTGAACGAGAAGGCTTCCTCAAAGGGGTGATCACGCAAAACGTGGACAGCTTGCATCAGAGGGCGGGCAGCCGTCATGTGGTAGAGTTTCACGGCCATGGGAGAAGTGCTCGATGTGATTGGTGTGGGCGGGAAGTGCCGCGGGAGGCGCTCAAGGTGCAGGACGTGCCTCCGCGATGCGTCTGCGGCGGGCCCATGCGGCCCAATTTTGTTTTTTTTGGAGAAGACATTCCGCGGGCGGCTTACCTTCAAGCGATGCACATGATGGAGCGCTGTGATGTGCTTTTGGTGGTCGGGACATCAGCCACCGTGGCCCCGGCTTCTCATTTGCCTCTCATGGCCAAGGACCGAGGAGCGTTTGTCATCGAGGTCAATCCGAACGTGACGGATCTGACATCCATACATACCAATCTTCACGTTCCCATGCCGGCAGGACAAGCTCTGCCGGCTATGGTTTCGGCCTTGGGACTGTCCCTGGAGTGA
- the tmcC gene encoding TmcC family electron transfer complex membrane anchor subunit, with translation MQTWYAFLTGPALWVTFVVFLGGLGVRLAFLYGLSRERDRVFYNHMDWRWAFKSIVHWLLPWGSASMRLQPVFSAVFIVFHVGLLAVPLFLSAHNLLWDRAFGVSLWSMSDAWADGLTMVVLACGLFLGIRRLVRPEVRILTTAWDFTLLTLTLAPFVTGFLAYRQWGPYEVMMVLHVLSGEILLVLIPFTKLGHMVLFFFTRAFIGFEMGARRGARAW, from the coding sequence ATGCAGACGTGGTATGCGTTTTTGACGGGACCGGCGCTGTGGGTGACGTTCGTCGTTTTTCTGGGAGGTCTTGGGGTGCGGCTGGCCTTTCTCTATGGGCTCAGCCGCGAACGGGATCGCGTGTTTTATAACCACATGGACTGGCGCTGGGCGTTCAAGTCCATCGTCCATTGGCTTCTTCCTTGGGGAAGTGCTTCCATGCGCTTGCAGCCTGTGTTCAGCGCCGTCTTTATTGTGTTTCATGTGGGGCTGCTGGCCGTGCCTCTTTTCCTTTCCGCGCATAACCTTTTGTGGGACCGGGCTTTTGGGGTGAGCTTGTGGTCCATGAGCGATGCGTGGGCGGACGGGCTCACGATGGTAGTCTTGGCCTGCGGCCTCTTTCTGGGAATTCGGCGGCTGGTGCGCCCGGAGGTGCGGATTTTGACCACAGCGTGGGACTTTACCTTGTTGACGCTTACGCTGGCGCCCTTTGTCACCGGTTTTTTGGCCTACCGCCAATGGGGACCCTATGAGGTGATGATGGTTCTCCATGTCCTTTCGGGAGAGATTCTTCTTGTCCTTATTCCATTCACCAAGCTGGGGCACATGGTGCTGTTTTTCTTCACTCGCGCCTTTATTGGCTTTGAGATGGGAGCTCGGCGCGGCGCGAGGGCGTGGTAA
- a CDS encoding universal stress protein yields MYRKILFCADLYASSDYAFAAALDLAERSEAELIILHVLESRHRYSGHVITEDGETWAGPEVIEKLKKKLREYYLIRIEREDPRNVRVEVRAGIPWVEICRFARKEKVDLIVLGPYTIHDAKAPLDLEKPHLGQNAQEVSLRAPCQVSIVTSPKQRLALEKVEEHVRAKKRKRKMT; encoded by the coding sequence ATGTATCGAAAGATACTCTTTTGCGCCGATCTCTATGCCAGTTCGGATTACGCCTTTGCCGCGGCGTTGGATCTTGCGGAACGGTCCGAGGCGGAACTGATCATCCTCCATGTGCTGGAGTCCCGGCACAGGTATTCGGGGCACGTGATCACCGAAGACGGGGAAACCTGGGCAGGACCTGAAGTCATTGAAAAACTAAAGAAAAAACTTCGAGAATACTACTTGATTCGCATTGAACGGGAAGATCCGCGCAATGTGCGGGTCGAAGTGCGGGCGGGCATTCCCTGGGTGGAAATTTGCCGGTTCGCGCGCAAAGAAAAGGTGGACCTGATTGTCCTCGGCCCGTACACCATCCATGATGCAAAAGCGCCTTTGGATCTGGAAAAGCCTCATCTTGGGCAAAATGCTCAGGAGGTGTCCCTGCGCGCTCCCTGTCAGGTTTCCATTGTGACTTCTCCAAAGCAACGGCTGGCTCTGGAAAAAGTTGAGGAACACGTCCGGGCCAAAAAACGAAAGCGAAAGATGACTTAG
- the tolQ gene encoding protein TolQ, which yields MVVTTVFSPMLVTVALAAPKAGVSNGVADMIWNAGPMVKLVLLTLVIMSLACWGVVLVKFKVFRRAERQSEDFYELYRKKKNFGLLYRESQALSDSYLAQVFRAGYTEWGRVTKFLESLGSAEPAAWNGEEALSTVEKAMEGAMLLEVRRLERFLSLLATTGNTAPFIGLFGTVWGIMTSFHHIGLKGAANLAVVAPGISEALVATAIGLFAAIPAVIFFNYFMNRIQAIQGQMQYFAGDLYTVLKREWMRRSAAQAKEVVEESPAVVRTSR from the coding sequence ATGGTTGTGACGACTGTGTTTTCGCCCATGTTGGTAACGGTGGCGTTGGCGGCTCCGAAGGCCGGCGTCAGCAACGGCGTGGCGGACATGATTTGGAACGCCGGCCCCATGGTCAAGCTGGTGCTGCTGACTCTGGTGATCATGTCCCTGGCCTGTTGGGGTGTGGTGCTGGTGAAATTCAAGGTGTTTCGTCGCGCCGAAAGGCAATCGGAAGACTTTTACGAACTGTACCGGAAGAAAAAAAACTTCGGGTTATTGTATCGAGAAAGCCAGGCGCTGAGCGATAGTTACTTGGCCCAAGTTTTTCGGGCCGGCTACACCGAATGGGGGCGGGTGACGAAATTTCTGGAGTCTTTGGGTTCGGCCGAACCGGCCGCGTGGAATGGCGAGGAGGCGCTGAGCACGGTGGAAAAGGCCATGGAAGGGGCCATGCTCTTGGAAGTTCGGCGGTTGGAGCGCTTTCTTTCCCTGTTGGCCACTACGGGCAATACGGCTCCGTTCATCGGGCTCTTCGGCACCGTCTGGGGCATCATGACCTCCTTTCATCACATCGGGTTGAAAGGGGCGGCCAATCTCGCCGTGGTGGCGCCAGGCATTTCCGAAGCGCTGGTGGCTACGGCCATCGGGCTTTTTGCGGCCATTCCCGCCGTCATTTTCTTTAACTACTTCATGAACCGTATTCAGGCGATTCAGGGGCAGATGCAATACTTCGCAGGGGATCTCTACACCGTGCTCAAGCGTGAATGGATGCGGCGATCCGCCGCCCAGGCCAAGGAAGTAGTCGAGGAGTCCCCGGCCGTTGTGCGCACCTCACGCTGA
- the tolB gene encoding Tol-Pal system beta propeller repeat protein TolB, with protein MHRGWPLWMLLLGVWAACFCLSVSTAWAAERVYIDITQPGFVKLPIAVPDFKAQGSEEPSLAHEMADVIADDLDFSGYFKVLDPAGFLESPQQMGVLPSEIRFDTWKALGAEFLARGLYEVRGGSLNVEFRLFDVISQKMVLGKAYEARVSDAVAVAHRIANEIIAVLTGEPGIFDTRIAFVQAEKGVKEIYVMDVDGRNLTPITRDGTIALSPAWSPDGTQLAFVSYLEGQPKIFVAKVFSGSRRAVIGYPGINITPAWHPTGGRLAATLSKDGNPDIFLIDTQGSILQKLVGSWAIEVSPSWSPDGSKLAYVSNESGNPQIYVLDVTSGNKRRLTYEGKYNTSPAWSPKGDWIAFSGMAGGTHNIFIIRPDGSGLRALTHGEGSNESPTWSPDGRLIAFSSTREGPSAIWVMVVNGEGTRRLTRMEGAQSQPSWSPRSSR; from the coding sequence GTGCACAGAGGATGGCCTTTGTGGATGCTCCTTTTGGGAGTGTGGGCAGCCTGCTTCTGCCTTTCGGTGTCCACCGCATGGGCCGCCGAACGGGTCTACATCGACATCACGCAGCCTGGTTTTGTCAAGCTGCCCATTGCGGTTCCGGACTTTAAAGCGCAAGGGAGTGAGGAGCCATCTCTGGCGCATGAGATGGCGGATGTGATCGCTGACGATTTGGATTTTTCCGGCTATTTCAAAGTGCTGGATCCTGCGGGGTTTCTGGAATCTCCGCAGCAGATGGGAGTTTTACCCTCGGAAATTCGCTTTGATACCTGGAAGGCCTTGGGGGCCGAGTTCCTCGCGCGAGGCCTTTACGAAGTGCGAGGCGGAAGCCTGAATGTGGAATTTCGACTCTTTGATGTGATCTCGCAAAAGATGGTTTTGGGAAAGGCCTACGAGGCCAGGGTGTCCGATGCCGTTGCGGTGGCTCATCGCATCGCCAACGAAATCATCGCTGTGCTCACCGGAGAACCCGGCATCTTTGATACGCGTATCGCGTTCGTCCAGGCCGAAAAAGGTGTCAAAGAGATTTATGTGATGGATGTGGACGGCCGAAACCTCACGCCCATCACTCGCGATGGCACCATTGCCCTGTCTCCGGCATGGAGCCCTGACGGAACCCAGCTGGCTTTTGTGAGCTACCTGGAAGGACAGCCGAAGATTTTTGTAGCCAAGGTTTTCTCGGGGTCTCGGCGGGCTGTGATCGGGTATCCGGGGATCAACATCACGCCGGCATGGCATCCGACCGGGGGCCGCCTTGCCGCAACCCTGTCCAAGGATGGCAATCCGGATATTTTTCTCATCGACACTCAGGGATCCATTCTGCAAAAACTGGTGGGCAGCTGGGCCATCGAAGTCTCCCCGTCGTGGTCTCCCGACGGATCGAAGTTGGCCTACGTGTCCAATGAATCGGGAAATCCTCAGATCTATGTTCTGGATGTGACCAGCGGCAACAAGAGGCGTCTCACTTACGAAGGCAAGTACAACACATCCCCGGCTTGGTCCCCCAAGGGGGATTGGATTGCCTTTTCCGGAATGGCCGGCGGCACGCATAACATCTTTATCATACGTCCTGATGGATCGGGTCTGCGAGCTTTGACCCATGGGGAAGGTTCCAACGAAAGCCCAACCTGGTCTCCCGACGGACGGCTCATTGCCTTCAGTTCGACTCGAGAAGGCCCAAGCGCCATCTGGGTGATGGTGGTGAATGGTGAGGGAACACGGCGGTTGACTCGAATGGAAGGGGCGCAGAGCCAGCCGAGTTGGTCGCCGAGATCGAGTCGCTAA
- a CDS encoding cell envelope integrity protein TolA has protein sequence MMAADAFDRLRLHRRDVLFGMAISLAVHAVMIFVVVFLPHVLPRKPVVMPFYAVKLVSVGEVGLDSVGGGTGLPTPVKAPKAPSSAPQKAAVPVPVVPVKRLADGFKVSDAQVEKLEATAGPSLEPVIKPSIDKSVEQLLPKEKAQRPKAPAVPEGLPNKQAAGGSTSPSEAKESAPKGSGTGGAAKGFSGPSGSEGSEDQLALARRLYYTEVWAAIKRQWVLPQSLVKMQGLEAVVIIVVRRDGKIEKMQFEKKSGNQLFDDSVLRAIQKADPLPKFPDIYSPPRDEIGVRFRPEDVV, from the coding sequence ATGATGGCTGCAGACGCTTTCGATCGCTTGCGTCTTCACCGTCGAGACGTGCTCTTTGGCATGGCGATTTCCCTTGCCGTGCATGCGGTCATGATCTTCGTGGTGGTTTTTTTGCCCCATGTGCTTCCGCGAAAGCCAGTGGTAATGCCCTTTTACGCCGTAAAACTCGTGAGCGTTGGGGAAGTGGGGCTGGATTCGGTCGGCGGTGGCACTGGGCTTCCGACTCCGGTCAAGGCTCCCAAAGCCCCCTCCAGCGCGCCGCAAAAAGCGGCTGTGCCAGTCCCCGTGGTGCCCGTGAAGCGCCTTGCGGACGGTTTCAAGGTTTCCGACGCTCAAGTGGAAAAGCTGGAGGCGACGGCCGGCCCGAGCCTAGAGCCTGTGATCAAGCCGTCCATTGACAAGAGCGTGGAGCAACTTTTGCCCAAGGAAAAGGCGCAACGACCCAAGGCGCCGGCCGTGCCCGAAGGGCTGCCGAACAAGCAGGCGGCTGGAGGATCAACCTCGCCTTCCGAAGCCAAGGAATCTGCCCCGAAGGGTTCCGGCACGGGCGGTGCGGCCAAGGGCTTTTCAGGACCCTCGGGTTCAGAAGGCTCCGAGGACCAACTGGCCTTGGCGCGGCGTTTGTACTATACGGAAGTCTGGGCGGCCATTAAGAGACAGTGGGTGCTTCCCCAATCCCTCGTCAAGATGCAGGGCTTGGAAGCCGTGGTGATCATTGTGGTGCGCCGGGATGGCAAGATCGAAAAGATGCAGTTTGAAAAAAAGTCCGGCAACCAGCTTTTTGACGACTCCGTGCTTCGAGCCATTCAAAAGGCGGATCCGTTGCCCAAATTTCCGGACATCTACAGCCCACCTCGAGACGAAATCGGCGTGCGTTTTCGACCGGAAGACGTGGTGTGA
- the pal gene encoding peptidoglycan-associated lipoprotein Pal, with protein MNHRLTLVVGIWCALVLAILNLTACSKKAVPGQAVYPSAATALSAPETPRYTPGGPIDEATWQKLGLRTEEERQRFLKEMDQFQNEDIHFEFDAYVLMEEAKAILDKKVDFLRRYPTVYVIIEGHCDERGTNDYNLALGERRANSAWQYLVNSGIDPSRLSMISYGEERPIALGHDEASWAKNRRAHFVVQF; from the coding sequence ATGAATCATCGATTGACGTTGGTGGTGGGGATCTGGTGCGCTCTGGTTTTGGCCATCCTGAACCTGACGGCATGTTCCAAGAAAGCCGTGCCCGGACAGGCGGTGTATCCATCGGCGGCCACGGCACTTTCGGCACCGGAAACGCCTCGGTACACGCCGGGCGGTCCCATCGATGAAGCCACATGGCAAAAGCTGGGGCTGCGTACGGAAGAAGAGCGGCAGAGGTTTCTAAAGGAAATGGATCAGTTTCAAAACGAAGACATCCATTTTGAATTCGATGCTTACGTGCTCATGGAGGAAGCCAAAGCCATTCTGGACAAGAAAGTGGATTTTCTGCGCCGCTACCCTACCGTGTACGTGATCATCGAAGGTCATTGCGACGAAAGGGGTACCAATGATTACAATTTGGCATTGGGAGAACGAAGGGCCAACAGTGCCTGGCAGTATTTGGTCAATTCTGGAATAGATCCCTCCCGGTTGAGCATGATCAGCTATGGAGAAGAGCGGCCCATCGCCTTGGGGCATGACGAAGCGTCCTGGGCCAAGAATCGACGGGCTCATTTCGTGGTGCAGTTTTAG
- the ndk gene encoding nucleoside-diphosphate kinase, whose protein sequence is MERTLSIIKPDGVQRNLVGTIVGRFESEGFRIAGMKRLWLSKKEAEAFYAMHKDRPFFDSLTSYMSSGPVVVMVLEGPNAIQRNRDIMGDTNPAQAAEGTIRKEYGLDVEKNTVHGSDKPETAAKEIAFFFSELELMR, encoded by the coding sequence ATGGAAAGGACATTGTCGATCATCAAACCGGACGGTGTGCAAAGGAATCTGGTGGGCACCATCGTGGGGCGCTTTGAGAGCGAAGGATTTCGCATCGCGGGCATGAAACGGCTGTGGCTCAGCAAGAAGGAAGCGGAAGCGTTTTATGCCATGCACAAGGACCGGCCTTTTTTTGACAGCCTCACTTCCTATATGTCTTCGGGACCCGTGGTGGTCATGGTCCTGGAAGGCCCCAATGCCATTCAGCGCAACCGGGACATTATGGGCGACACCAATCCGGCGCAGGCCGCCGAGGGAACCATTCGCAAAGAGTACGGGCTGGATGTGGAAAAGAACACGGTGCATGGTTCTGACAAACCGGAAACGGCGGCCAAGGAGATCGCGTTTTTTTTCAGTGAACTGGAACTCATGCGTTAG
- a CDS encoding (Fe-S)-binding protein, which produces MSHQAAAVEPGNVEVHPVDVKKIQQILEANNGARIRTWLSICSRCGLCAESCFFYLAHNRNPRLSPAYKFKATLGELYQRRGHVDWDFLHRCADIVWGECTTCKRCSMYCPFGIDVATLIATTRTILYSQGITPQGLARAVVNYRKTGNQMGMSTEDFVDTCEWMAEESQDEIKGVTIPIDKKGAKYMYTVNPREPMFYPQDLAMAAKILTVAEEDWTMPSTGWDCTNLPMFAGDRALAGQVVRTMYEKAVELGVQAILITECGHAYRSALFEGPYLAGYPDGKPPVPIVHSVQLFYEYIRDGRLRIDPAKRLKEPVTYQDPCNVSRNGGLWEEGRKLVQFLAEDFRDMHPNRDHNHCCGGGGGYIPMGPEYKARRMASGRVKAEQIRATGAKIVITPCHNCFDQISDLNKEYQLGVKVMSLKEIICELMVVPEKFQPEDNGGDEEQT; this is translated from the coding sequence ATGAGCCATCAAGCGGCGGCTGTGGAACCTGGAAACGTTGAAGTTCATCCGGTGGACGTGAAAAAGATTCAGCAGATCCTGGAAGCCAACAATGGAGCGCGCATTCGCACCTGGCTCAGCATTTGTTCGCGATGCGGCCTGTGTGCGGAAAGCTGCTTTTTCTATTTGGCCCATAACCGCAACCCTCGACTGAGCCCGGCGTACAAGTTCAAGGCCACCCTGGGCGAACTCTATCAGCGTCGAGGCCATGTGGATTGGGATTTTCTGCATCGATGCGCCGACATTGTCTGGGGTGAATGCACGACGTGCAAGCGCTGCTCCATGTATTGTCCCTTTGGCATCGATGTGGCCACCCTCATTGCCACCACGCGAACCATTCTCTACTCCCAGGGCATCACGCCCCAGGGATTGGCTCGAGCCGTGGTCAACTATCGCAAAACGGGCAACCAAATGGGCATGAGCACCGAAGACTTTGTGGACACCTGCGAGTGGATGGCGGAGGAGAGCCAAGATGAAATCAAGGGGGTGACCATTCCCATCGACAAAAAAGGGGCCAAGTACATGTATACGGTCAACCCTCGAGAACCCATGTTTTATCCTCAGGATTTGGCCATGGCCGCCAAGATTCTTACCGTGGCCGAAGAGGACTGGACCATGCCGTCCACGGGGTGGGACTGCACCAATTTGCCCATGTTTGCGGGCGATCGCGCCTTGGCCGGCCAGGTGGTGCGCACGATGTATGAAAAGGCGGTGGAACTGGGCGTGCAGGCCATTCTCATTACCGAATGCGGCCACGCTTACCGTTCGGCCCTCTTTGAAGGCCCTTATCTGGCAGGCTACCCTGATGGAAAGCCTCCGGTACCCATCGTGCATTCGGTGCAGTTGTTCTACGAATATATTCGAGACGGCCGCCTTCGCATCGATCCGGCCAAGCGATTGAAAGAACCTGTAACCTATCAAGATCCGTGCAACGTGTCACGCAACGGAGGCCTGTGGGAAGAGGGACGCAAGCTGGTGCAGTTTCTGGCCGAAGATTTTCGCGACATGCATCCCAATCGGGACCATAACCACTGCTGCGGCGGCGGAGGTGGTTACATTCCCATGGGGCCGGAATACAAGGCGCGCCGCATGGCGTCGGGGCGTGTGAAAGCCGAACAGATTCGCGCTACGGGGGCCAAGATCGTCATTACTCCCTGCCACAACTGCTTCGACCAAATCAGTGACCTTAACAAGGAATATCAATTGGGCGTTAAGGTCATGTCGCTCAAGGAAATCATCTGCGAACTCATGGTGGTTCCGGAAAAATTTCAACCCGAAGACAATGGAGGCGACGAAGAGCAAACCTAG
- the tolR gene encoding protein TolR: MSEINVTPFVDVMLVLLIIFMVTAPMMMQGVDVDLPNVEAPAIPSEEERLVVTVDAQRKVYINEYAVDMDTLGPKLSAIYRNKGGKQGVFLRADASLPYGFVMEVMGTIRQAGIDQIGMVTESGERRDKAPGG; this comes from the coding sequence ATGTCCGAGATCAACGTGACGCCTTTTGTGGACGTGATGCTGGTGTTGCTGATCATCTTCATGGTGACGGCGCCCATGATGATGCAGGGTGTCGATGTGGATCTGCCCAATGTGGAAGCGCCCGCCATCCCTTCGGAAGAGGAAAGGTTGGTGGTCACAGTGGATGCCCAAAGAAAAGTCTATATCAACGAGTACGCCGTGGACATGGACACCCTTGGGCCCAAACTGAGTGCCATTTATCGAAACAAAGGGGGCAAGCAAGGGGTTTTTCTGAGGGCCGACGCTTCTCTTCCCTACGGCTTTGTCATGGAAGTCATGGGCACCATACGACAGGCAGGCATCGATCAGATCGGCATGGTGACGGAGTCGGGGGAGAGGCGCGATAAAGCACCGGGCGGATAA
- a CDS encoding lytic transglycosylase domain-containing protein, producing MRWRIVLTAMMSLVAFSCSGFATKQAQEPKAGVTAPPVQPSTSSEPTAFMAPYVAPPANMDLCGEPVPLGNRDVLERFDQEFTIVVYSHAQVYLWLKRAERFFPWFEEELRRRGLPEDLKYVAVAESDLRHGAVSPAGAVGMWQFIPSTGSRYGLDQSPQLDQRYDFEMATDSALRYLADLYRRFNNWTLAIAAYNCGEKRVSDEMALQGVSDYYQLKLPLETERYVFRILAIKAVFSNPQRYGYALPPGAGYPPERVDVVTLNTRYTVPIVALAEKAGITYREFKRLNPAFTTRNIPPGTHRVRVPEGHGKALEQGLESFLASCKVPQVVIHKVKRGETLHRIADRYNVSISDIKRWNGLKGTMIRVGQRLRIER from the coding sequence ATGCGTTGGCGTATTGTGCTCACGGCAATGATGAGCCTGGTGGCCTTTTCCTGTTCGGGCTTTGCGACCAAGCAAGCTCAGGAACCGAAGGCGGGTGTGACGGCTCCGCCTGTCCAACCCTCCACGTCATCTGAGCCTACGGCCTTCATGGCGCCATACGTGGCACCTCCTGCCAACATGGACCTGTGCGGCGAACCCGTGCCCTTGGGCAACCGTGATGTGCTGGAACGGTTTGATCAGGAATTCACTATCGTCGTGTATTCGCACGCCCAGGTCTATCTTTGGCTGAAAAGGGCGGAGCGGTTCTTTCCGTGGTTTGAAGAGGAACTACGCCGGCGAGGGCTTCCCGAAGATCTAAAATATGTGGCGGTGGCGGAAAGCGATCTGCGGCACGGCGCCGTCTCCCCCGCGGGAGCGGTCGGCATGTGGCAGTTCATTCCGTCCACGGGTTCTCGTTATGGGCTGGATCAAAGCCCTCAGCTGGATCAGCGCTACGATTTTGAAATGGCCACGGACAGTGCGCTTCGGTATCTGGCCGACCTTTACCGGCGTTTCAACAATTGGACTTTGGCCATCGCGGCCTACAACTGCGGCGAAAAGCGGGTCTCCGACGAGATGGCCCTTCAGGGGGTGAGCGACTACTATCAACTGAAGCTCCCTCTGGAAACAGAACGCTATGTGTTCCGTATTCTGGCCATCAAGGCCGTGTTTTCCAATCCCCAAAGGTACGGATATGCCTTGCCACCCGGAGCGGGCTATCCTCCGGAGCGCGTGGATGTGGTCACCCTCAACACGCGATATACGGTTCCCATCGTGGCTTTGGCTGAGAAAGCCGGCATCACCTACAGGGAATTTAAGCGGCTCAATCCCGCCTTCACCACCAGGAACATTCCTCCGGGAACCCATCGTGTGCGTGTGCCGGAAGGTCACGGCAAAGCTCTGGAACAGGGGCTGGAATCCTTTTTGGCCTCGTGTAAGGTGCCGCAGGTGGTCATTCATAAGGTCAAAAGGGGAGAAACCTTGCATCGCATAGCGGATCGTTACAATGTTTCCATTTCGGACATCAAGCGATGGAACGGCCTCAAGGGGACAATGATTCGAGTCGGTCAGAGGCTCCGCATCGAACGCTGA
- a CDS encoding methyltransferase produces the protein MARDLGDPLEEVRSFMKSRVILTASQLDLFTLLDQTPVSAQTLAQTTGTDLRALTRLLDCLVTFDYLTKANGIYALTDKGAQFSSKNPESVLPMVLHLAHIWHNWHHLTETVRQGSNPHRQSVVHSGPEALAAFIGAMHVVGKNLARDIAASLNLSPFKQLLDIGGASGTYTIAFLERNPSLRAVLFDLPEVLPMAQERLHAHNLLDRVRLVAGDFYVDPLPTGCDLVLLSAIIHQNSPEQNVALYRKIRDVLEPGGCLLIRDHIMEPDRIHPPAGALFAINMLVNTEGGDTYTFEETKAALHEAGFRNVAFVRKGLQMDCLVQAFV, from the coding sequence ATGGCACGAGACCTAGGGGATCCCTTGGAAGAAGTGCGAAGCTTCATGAAAAGCCGTGTGATCCTGACCGCATCCCAATTGGATCTCTTCACCCTTTTGGACCAAACCCCTGTCTCGGCGCAAACGCTGGCTCAGACCACGGGAACGGACCTTCGCGCGCTAACCCGCCTTCTGGATTGCCTGGTCACGTTTGATTACCTGACAAAAGCCAACGGCATCTATGCCCTGACGGACAAGGGAGCTCAGTTCTCGTCAAAGAACCCCGAGTCCGTGTTACCCATGGTGCTCCACCTCGCCCATATCTGGCACAACTGGCATCATTTGACGGAAACAGTTCGCCAAGGATCAAACCCGCATCGTCAGTCTGTTGTCCATTCGGGTCCCGAGGCGTTGGCGGCCTTCATCGGGGCCATGCATGTGGTGGGAAAAAACCTTGCGCGAGACATTGCGGCCTCTTTGAATCTTTCGCCCTTCAAACAGCTTCTGGACATCGGCGGCGCCTCGGGCACTTACACCATCGCCTTCTTGGAACGAAACCCATCTCTTCGGGCCGTGCTCTTTGATCTTCCCGAGGTTCTTCCCATGGCTCAAGAACGCCTTCACGCGCACAATCTTCTAGACCGTGTACGCCTGGTCGCCGGAGATTTCTACGTGGATCCCTTGCCAACAGGGTGCGATCTGGTGCTTCTTTCGGCCATCATTCATCAAAACAGCCCCGAACAAAACGTGGCTTTGTATCGAAAAATTCGCGATGTTTTGGAACCCGGCGGCTGTCTTCTCATTCGAGACCATATCATGGAACCTGATCGAATCCATCCGCCTGCGGGGGCGCTCTTTGCCATCAACATGCTGGTCAATACCGAAGGGGGAGACACGTACACTTTTGAAGAGACAAAGGCGGCCCTTCATGAGGCGGGTTTCCGCAACGTGGCCTTCGTGCGCAAAGGTCTGCAGATGGATTGCCTCGTTCAGGCTTTCGTCTAG